A single window of Anopheles moucheti chromosome 2, idAnoMoucSN_F20_07, whole genome shotgun sequence DNA harbors:
- the LOC128299530 gene encoding choline O-acetyltransferase isoform X1 produces the protein MLPKVPVPTVEQTMAEYLRVLQPIVTPQQLDRTKSIIKQFSATIGPGLQEYLLARRETEDNWAYHYWLNDMYMDNPLPLPINSNPGMVMPPRKFTIVNDLAQFAAQLIDQLMDHKEMLESGELKQERAASREKGQPLCMAQYYRLLGSCRRPGDPRDSQFLPPGGEQTDAHVIVCCRKHMYCVAVKAGDRGRLNENELAAQLLHILNETPCLPETESAVGILTSETRPKWAADREMLLLEESNARNIELIETALVLICIDEPIPLSYNARGFNGSPAGAHYAGGRDESNMAHEMIHGGGSAYNTANRWFDKTMQLIICNDGTWGLCYEHSPSEGIAVVQLLEGILKRIEEAPPKDGPTDQLQLQQSHLPPPERLEWVVRPEIERRLREAARSVDRRIEDLDFYVYRYKPYGKNFIKACQVSPDVFIQLALQLAHYKLYGHLVSTYESASTRRFLLGRVDCIRSASMEALEWAKAMCQGEGPNVTLESDKEDDYSAEASSDVKKRDHLRELFRCAAARQTEVMVQNILGYGIDIHLLGLREACREREGTLHELFTDECYKIANCFLLSTSQVACSTNSFMGYGPVTPHGYGASYNPHPNEIIFCISAFFTSDKTSASRFARSLQDSLDAMRDLLS, from the exons atgctgcccaaggtaccCGTTCCGACGGTGGAACAAACGATGGCCGAGTATCTGCGGGTGTTACAACCGATCGTAACACCACAGCAGCTCGATCGGACCAAATCGATCATTAAGCAGTTCAGCGCCACCATCggaccgggtctgcaggagtATCTGCTTGCGAGGCGAGAAACCGAGGACAACTGGGCGTACCATTACTGGCTCAACGACATGTACATGGACAATCCGCTCCCGTTGCCGATCAACTCGAACCCTGGTATGGTGATGCCACCGCGCAAGTTCACCATCGTGAACGATCTGGCACAGTTTGCGGCACAGCTCATCGATCAGCTGATGGACCACAAGGAAATGCTCGAGAG TGGTGAATTGAAGCAGGAGCGTGCGGCTTCCCGTGAGAAGGGACAGCCGCTATGCATGGCCCAGTACTATCGGCTGCTCGGTTCCTGCCGACGTCCGGGAGATCCACGCGATAGTCAGTTTCTACCCCCGGGCGGAGAACAAACCGATGCGCACGTAATCGTGTGCTGCCGTAAGCAT ATGTACTGCGTAGCGGTAAAAGCGGGCGATCGTGGGCGTTTGAACGAAAATGAACTGGCCGCGCAACTGTTACACATTCTCAACGAGACCCCTTGTTTGCCAGAGACGGAATCGGCTGTCGGTATCCTAACATCGGAAACTCGACCCAAGTGGGCCGCGGACCGCGAGATGCTGCTGCTCGAGGAAAGCAACGCACGCAACATCGAGCTAATCGAAACGGCCCTAGTACTGATCTGTATCGACGAACCGATTCCGCTGTCGTACAATGCGCGCGGGTTCAATGGTTCACCGGCCGGTGCACACTATGCCGGCGGTCGGGACGAAAGCAACATGGCCCATGAGATGATTCACGGTGGTGGCAGTGCGTACAATACCGCCAACCGTTGGTTCGATAAGACGATGCAATTGATTATCTGCAACGATGGTACGTGGGGTCTCTGCTATGAACATTCACCTTCCGAAGGTATCGCCGTAGTACAGCTGCTGGAAGGCATCCTAAAGCGAATCGAAGAGGCCCCACCCAAAGACGGGCCGACAGACCAGCTGCAGTTGCAACAGTCTCATCTGCCGCCGCCGGAACGATTGGAGTGGGTAGTGCGACCCGAAATTGAACGGCGTCTGCGCGAGGCTGCTCGATCGGTGGATAG ACGAATTGAAGATCTCGATTTTTATGTGTACCGTTACAAACCGTACGGCAAAAACTTCATCAAGGCGTGCCAGGTCAGTCCGGACGTTTTCATTCAGCTAGCGTTGCAACTTGCGCATTACAA ACTTTACGGACATCTTGTGAGTACGTACGAAAGTGCATCCACCAGACGGTTCCTGCTAGGGCGGGTCGATTGCATCCGCTCGGCCAGCATGGAAGCACTCGAGTGGGCCAAAGCGATGTGCCAAGGCGAAGGGCCCAATGTGACGCTCGAAAGCGACAAGGAGGACGACTACAGTGCTGAAGCCTCATCGGATGTCAAAAAA AGGGATCATCTGAGGGAGTTGTTCCGCTGTGCCGCTGCACGGCAGACCGAAGTCATGGTGCAAAACATACTTGGCTACGGGATCGATATTCATCTGCTCGGGTTGAGGGAGGCTTGTCGTGAGCGCGAAGGAACCCTCCATGAGCTATTTACGGATGAGTGCTATAAAATTGCTAattgtttccttctttccACCAGCCAG GTGGCCTGTTCGACTAACAGCTTCATGGGATATGGACCGGTGACGCCCCACGGTTACGGTGCCTCGTACAATCCCCACCCCAATGAAATCATCTTCTGCATTTCGGCCTTCTTTACGTCGGACAAAACGAGTGCATCCCGATTTGCACGTTCACTGCAGGACTCACTGGACGCCATGCGGGATCTGTTATCATAA
- the LOC128299530 gene encoding choline O-acetyltransferase isoform X2, protein MLPKVPVPTVEQTMAEYLRVLQPIVTPQQLDRTKSIIKQFSATIGPGLQEYLLARRETEDNWAYHYWLNDMYMDNPLPLPINSNPGMVMPPRKFTIVNDLAQFAAQLIDQLMDHKEMLESGELKQERAASREKGQPLCMAQYYRLLGSCRRPGDPRDSQFLPPGGEQTDAHVIVCCRKHMYCVAVKAGDRGRLNENELAAQLLHILNETPCLPETESAVGILTSETRPKWAADREMLLLEESNARNIELIETALVLICIDEPIPLSYNARGFNGSPAGAHYAGGRDESNMAHEMIHGGGSAYNTANRWFDKTMQLIICNDGTWGLCYEHSPSEGIAVVQLLEGILKRIEEAPPKDGPTDQLQLQQSHLPPPERLEWVVRPEIERRLREAARSVDRRIEDLDFYVYRYKPYGKNFIKACQVSPDVFIQLALQLAHYKLYGHLVSTYESASTRRFLLGRVDCIRSASMEALEWAKAMCQGEGPNVTLESDKEDDYSAEASSDVKKVTFSIYSRDHLRELFRCAAARQTEVMVQNILGYGIDIHLLGLREACREREGTLHELFTDECYKIANCFLLSTSQVACSTNSFMGYGPVTPHGYGASYNPHPNEIIFCISAFFTSDKTSASRFARSLQDSLDAMRDLLS, encoded by the exons atgctgcccaaggtaccCGTTCCGACGGTGGAACAAACGATGGCCGAGTATCTGCGGGTGTTACAACCGATCGTAACACCACAGCAGCTCGATCGGACCAAATCGATCATTAAGCAGTTCAGCGCCACCATCggaccgggtctgcaggagtATCTGCTTGCGAGGCGAGAAACCGAGGACAACTGGGCGTACCATTACTGGCTCAACGACATGTACATGGACAATCCGCTCCCGTTGCCGATCAACTCGAACCCTGGTATGGTGATGCCACCGCGCAAGTTCACCATCGTGAACGATCTGGCACAGTTTGCGGCACAGCTCATCGATCAGCTGATGGACCACAAGGAAATGCTCGAGAG TGGTGAATTGAAGCAGGAGCGTGCGGCTTCCCGTGAGAAGGGACAGCCGCTATGCATGGCCCAGTACTATCGGCTGCTCGGTTCCTGCCGACGTCCGGGAGATCCACGCGATAGTCAGTTTCTACCCCCGGGCGGAGAACAAACCGATGCGCACGTAATCGTGTGCTGCCGTAAGCAT ATGTACTGCGTAGCGGTAAAAGCGGGCGATCGTGGGCGTTTGAACGAAAATGAACTGGCCGCGCAACTGTTACACATTCTCAACGAGACCCCTTGTTTGCCAGAGACGGAATCGGCTGTCGGTATCCTAACATCGGAAACTCGACCCAAGTGGGCCGCGGACCGCGAGATGCTGCTGCTCGAGGAAAGCAACGCACGCAACATCGAGCTAATCGAAACGGCCCTAGTACTGATCTGTATCGACGAACCGATTCCGCTGTCGTACAATGCGCGCGGGTTCAATGGTTCACCGGCCGGTGCACACTATGCCGGCGGTCGGGACGAAAGCAACATGGCCCATGAGATGATTCACGGTGGTGGCAGTGCGTACAATACCGCCAACCGTTGGTTCGATAAGACGATGCAATTGATTATCTGCAACGATGGTACGTGGGGTCTCTGCTATGAACATTCACCTTCCGAAGGTATCGCCGTAGTACAGCTGCTGGAAGGCATCCTAAAGCGAATCGAAGAGGCCCCACCCAAAGACGGGCCGACAGACCAGCTGCAGTTGCAACAGTCTCATCTGCCGCCGCCGGAACGATTGGAGTGGGTAGTGCGACCCGAAATTGAACGGCGTCTGCGCGAGGCTGCTCGATCGGTGGATAG ACGAATTGAAGATCTCGATTTTTATGTGTACCGTTACAAACCGTACGGCAAAAACTTCATCAAGGCGTGCCAGGTCAGTCCGGACGTTTTCATTCAGCTAGCGTTGCAACTTGCGCATTACAA ACTTTACGGACATCTTGTGAGTACGTACGAAAGTGCATCCACCAGACGGTTCCTGCTAGGGCGGGTCGATTGCATCCGCTCGGCCAGCATGGAAGCACTCGAGTGGGCCAAAGCGATGTGCCAAGGCGAAGGGCCCAATGTGACGCTCGAAAGCGACAAGGAGGACGACTACAGTGCTGAAGCCTCATCGGATGTCAAAAAAGTAACTTTCAGTATTTACAGT AGGGATCATCTGAGGGAGTTGTTCCGCTGTGCCGCTGCACGGCAGACCGAAGTCATGGTGCAAAACATACTTGGCTACGGGATCGATATTCATCTGCTCGGGTTGAGGGAGGCTTGTCGTGAGCGCGAAGGAACCCTCCATGAGCTATTTACGGATGAGTGCTATAAAATTGCTAattgtttccttctttccACCAGCCAG GTGGCCTGTTCGACTAACAGCTTCATGGGATATGGACCGGTGACGCCCCACGGTTACGGTGCCTCGTACAATCCCCACCCCAATGAAATCATCTTCTGCATTTCGGCCTTCTTTACGTCGGACAAAACGAGTGCATCCCGATTTGCACGTTCACTGCAGGACTCACTGGACGCCATGCGGGATCTGTTATCATAA